In Pan paniscus chromosome 1, NHGRI_mPanPan1-v2.0_pri, whole genome shotgun sequence, the DNA window CTAAGAGGATAGAAAGTTTGGCCGATTGTTCTTCGTAGGGCTGATTTGAATTCCTTATTTCTCAGACTATAAATCATTGGATTGAACAATGGGGTAAGGATGGTGTATGACACAGATATTAGGGTGTCTTGGCTTGAAGTGTAATTAGTCTTGGGCCTTAAGTAGATGAAAGAGGCACAACCGTAATGAACAGTTACCACAATGAGATGGGAGGCACAGGTGGAGAAGGTCTTGTATCTTCCAACAGAGGAAGGGATTTTTAGAATGGCAGAGATGATGCGGATGTAGGAGACTAGGATAAGTAGCAGAGGAATGACCAAGGCAAATACACCAAGCATGAATATGACCAGCTGACTGAAGCCGGAGTGCTGAGATGCCAGTTTAAGGACAGGGGAGATGTCACAGAAGAAGTGATGGAGCTGGTTGGAGGAGTGGAAGGGCAGATGAAATACTAGGGAGGTGGTAACCAGGGAGACAGTGAAGCCACAGGCACAGGCAGCAGCCACTAGTCCCATACACACCCCATGTCCCATGAGCACTGAGTAGCGCAGTGGGTTACAGATGGCCATATAGCGATCATAGCCCATGGCTGCCAGCAGGAAGGAGTGAGAGCAgccaaggaagaggaaggaaaacatTTGGATGGCACAGCCCAGGAAAGAAATGGTCTTCTTCTGGGACAGCAGGTCAACAAGCATCTTGGGTACAATGACAAAGGTATAGCAAATCTCAGAGCAAGAGAGGATGGcaaggaagaagtacatgggaGTATGAAGGGCTCTGTCCAGCACAATGGTGGAAATGATGATTGCATTGGTGCCCAGAGTGAACAGGTAGAGGAGCAGGAAGGTAACAAAGAGCAGCTGCTGCAGCCTGGCCAGGGATGAGAAGCCGAGGAAGACGAACTCTCTCACCACAGTCTCATTGACTTGCTCCATGGAGAGCACTTCTATAAAGGAGAGTCAGGGACAGAGGTAGAAACCAGGATCCAGAAAGGAGAGTGGAAATGTACGGGAAATTTCACACAAAGTTTGCAGGTGGCAGGCATTTCCAGATATTTGATGGAATTCTTCATTCCCCCATTAAAATGCCTGCTAAAAGAAGAATTAGGcaaaatatgcaaaagaataactGATAGCCAGTTTGGAGGCCTTCTCTAATGTGAGGAACAGGTTATCTCTCTGACCAAGGATTAGGAAATTTGCTAATAGTTTTCCTTCTTATGTAACAGATAGATTGTTGTTTTTGTCACTTACTATAAACCCAAGGCAACTCACTCTCCAAAGTGGAAAAAGTTAACTTCAGCTACCTGAAGCTGATCAGAATATAGAACgaaagaatgaataatattcAGACATAATCATGTGGACTTCAGTTTATCCAACCATGAAATGAGAAAGGAGATAAAGTATTCCATGATCTCTAAGTAAAGATGTGAGCACACATCTATTTATTGGGAACTTTTTATATCTCCAAGAGAACAGTAAGAAATACTATTGGAAGTTCCACAAGTTGAAACATTGAGTCAACagtgaaacaaaaaataacattagccggatgtggtggctcacacctgtaatcctagcactttgagaagccaaagtgggtggattgcttgaggccaggggttcaagaccagcctcggcaacatggcgaaacctagtctttactaaaagtacaaaaattagccaggtatggcagcacacacctgtaatcccagctactcgggaggctgaggcatgagattcacttgagcccgggaggcggaggttgcagtgagccaagattgtgcctctgcactccagactgggtgacacagtgagaatctgtctcaaaaataaataaataaaataaaatagaaataaataacattagtgcattagtataaagaaaaaaattcttctttcagGAAGAGAATAGTCCCCAGGGTGGTAAAGAGAGATGACTGACTTTGTGGCATTTTGCAACACACTTCACTTTTCCATGCTGAGCTAACTTGGAGAAACTCAGAGAAATAAGAGTTTTGTAGAAATGACAGAGCTTGCTACAGAGTGTGAGAGAGAATGGCACACTTGGGAATTTTGCCAGTTTCCCCTCTCCTGCTGTAAACCATAGGCTTTGTATCTTTTGTATGTTGTTATGTTAATAAGATTTCTTTTGAACATTCTGccactaaaaatattttgcaaactgCCATTACAAATTATTTCTAAAGTCATCTTAGGCCTAATTTTTTTCACGGGAACATTTTTCAATAACCCAACCTAATAAGTAAAAAAAGCACTATCTGGATAAAAAATCATCCAGTATGTCTTGCTGGTATCCAGTCTTCATTTATATACTTCTGAAGTTACTACATCATTTTGTGTTGGGAAATTATTGGCATCTGCTACCAGAATTTTGTTGCTgttacttttccatttttctattcaaTAGCAACTTTTTTTGTTTCCTGAACCCTAAATTAATTAATCAGGCATTCTTGAAATTCATTATATCTATTCATAGAATttggagatgattttttttctttctcacttactAGAAACTGGTCCTAAACTTAGTTAGtataattacttattttaataACGTTAGTATAACTATAAAGATATTACTATTGtacataaacatagaaaaagtaaacACAATGTATACCTCCATTTATatttgtgtatgagtgtgtgtgtattagttatatgtttttatatacagAAAGGTAAAAGTTTCCCTACATAATACCTCCTTCTGGACAAATGATTTCCTGTCTATTCAAAACAATGAGGAAATCTAAACTTATGGTCATTGCTTAGCCTTGCCTCATTGCTTTCCCAAAAGACTTTCATTTGAATCTTCTTTCAACTAATCAACCTCTAACCACCACTAGGCCCTCACTTGACTGAATATGATGAATAATGTAAACCATGGAAGCTGGAATTCTCTGATTCTGAAGGAGTACCTGTATCTAACTGATACCAAAGAGAATTGTTTGGATTATTTTTTGCTCAGGCACGTGAGGACAGCTGATTCTAGTCCAGTGGATTTTTACATAGTATTAATATAAATCCATAGCCTAAATGAATCATGTGATCGATATAATTGTCTTTTTATGATCTATGGATTCAGCTCCATGGTGCATCTGAGAAGGCAGCCCCCATCTGCTCAAGATGCCATTAGGGACCACCATAGTGTGTTGTCATCTGTACTGATAGAAAGACATAAGACCAcgaaaataaaaattctcatcCTACAAAATACGTTCAAGCTGTGAAATGAAGATGAAAGATCTTTAGGGTGATGTGAAAAGATTTAGGTTTCAGGTCTAGTCTTCTGTGACTTTAGATGAGGTATCTACCTtcaatatttagttttttttttaattaaagggaTAGCATAAACCGTAATGGAATAAACTGTTGGGATATGTGGAAGGCACTGAAGCAGAGGATCCCTGAACATTTTACAGAGGAATTTTGACTAAGATAGTATCGGAGTACTATGACCCCTAGGAGCCTTTCTTGCTCAGAGAATCAAAGACTCTCTAGTTAGATGATCTCAAAATCCCCTTAATTGTGATATTTTAGAAAGTATGAATAGAATTCAGGCTATGATCCTTGGAGATGCTacttcagtgttttatttttctaagtcctCAGATGCTCCACTGGGATTTTATGTAATCTGGATTTAAATAGAAACAAAGTAGTTGAGGGTGCTGGGTTCCCCCAAAAGAAGGCAATCTACAGAGTTTTCACGTGtaaaacttttaagaaatacaaatatttattttaaggaaaacatCAATCAGTTAGCTGAGAGAAATTATGTAAGCAGCTTCAGATAATAAAGGAGTGAAATTTCAACTTCTTAGatacaaataaaaatctttaatttcTCCAGATTGCCATATTAAAATGGAGTTTAAGTACTAGATTTCAATTATACCTAAAATTATACATCCAGGAGTACACAGCAGAAACAGAAGTAGAAGAGTGAGAGATGAGAGACAAGTGGAGTATCTGTTTCATTTAATCCATGAATCCACCAATGAACAAAAAAGAGAagtagaggaggaaggaaggaaggaaagaaggaagggaggaaggaaataagaaagaaaggaaggaaggaaataaggaagaaaggaaagaaaagaaaaaagaaaataaaatctagctATGAGTAAGAATGACCCAATATGATCTTCAAGAAcaattcagataattttttttttttcagaaggagtctcactctgttgcccaggctggaatgcaatggcacggtctcggctcactgcaacttctgcctcccaggttcaagaaattctcctccctcagcctcccaggtagctgggattacaggtgcacgcaaccatgcctggctaatttttttatttttagtagagacggggtttcatcatgttggccaggttggtctcaaactcctgacctcaggtgattcacccaccttggcctctcaaagtgttgggattgcaggggtgagccactacacccagccaaattCTGAGAATTATAAAGGCCATTCCCAGTCACTCTTAGTAAGTTCAGTGAAAGGTAGCCTCTGATTCTCCTTTTTAACTCTGCTACTTACCAGAAATGCCATCACTGATCTCCATGGGGGGCACAGAAAGAGACTTTCTCAAACTCTACTCATCATTCAAGTCCAGTCCCCACAAATCCCCAAGCTAGGTCAATGTTCCCACTGCTCGGTAAGTACTTACATTGCTCTCTCCCTTCTAATTTAGAGAGAAGCAGCTATTCAGTATTTGGCAGTCTCCTGACAAGTAGCACCACTGCCACAAATCAGAGCCTGAGGAAATAACAGCAAATGAGAGGGAAGCTGCCTTGAGATAGAAACTCTCATCTGAATCAACAGAGCTAGCCTCCTCCATCTATCAGGACTCCCAGCTTCTCCAGATAAGTCACCATCTTCAGAAGTTCTGATGACCAACGTGGGCTGTGGTTATTAGAAGCATGTACTGTAAGCACTGGACTCCTGAGGTTAGATCTACTGCACTGGAGCTGTTGTCTTGGGGTTAATTAGGAGTCAAgttcattttggaaaaaataatgtcACCAGTTTCTCAAAGGTGGCCTCAGTTGAGGAGCCTGGGGAGTTGAAGTCATGAGCATAATTAGTCCATGTATGCTTTGAAAGTTGAGTCCATTTGAAAGTTGTGATGGATTCTGAAGGAGAGCCCACCACAATTAAGACTGTAATGCAACAGATCAAGTGGAaaatttttactgaattttaatcaGAAGACTGATGTATTTGTCCAGTGACACTCAACTTCAGTGTTTCTAAGAATCAAAAGAGGGTTGAATTATGTTTTCCAGGGCACTGCCCCTAGAAACTCTAATTAAGAACATTGAGATGTTTTGCAAAAACCTAAAATTTTAGTAAGTATACCAAATTTAGTTGAGTTCTATCATCAAACAGTGTGTTATCTTACTAATACATTTTACCAGAATGACAAAATAATATAGAGTTGTGAATTTTGTTCAAGCTAATCTATAAAGCCAATATAATTCCAACCCAAATCCATGCATAAATTTTGAAGTCACCCTGACAATCAGATTTCCAAAATTTtcatgaaattataaaacaattttgtaaAGGGCAAGTAATATAGGCCCTCACTCttcctagtaaaaaaaaaaaactatgctttAGTAATAAAAAAGAGCATGCTATTGGTGCAGGAAGAAATAAGTagtatagagacagaaaggagagctCAGAAATTAATGTATGTGTATTTGAGAACTTGGTCTTTCGCAGAAGTGACCTCACAAGTCAGTGAGAGAATTATAATTATGTACTAAATAATACTGGGAAGCCTCTGTGTATTCCACCACTCAGAAGGAGGTGACCTGGTGGAATATGAAACGGTTTACTTGAGGCTCAGTTACTGCACTGGCTCTGTGCCAATACCTAGTACAGCCCCATGTGTCTTCCCAAAGCAGAATATACTCTGAACCAGCAGCCAAAGGATTGTGTCCATTCTCTACTAACAAGAATGTATAAGTCTGAGAACCGACGTTTAAGGGGAGATGAAATGAATCCTTCTGTTATTACTCCTAATGACTTATATGCATAAGTTTGAGCTTTGTGGATTAGAAGTGTTATTTCACAAAGGAGTGTTACTTCcaccagaaaacacaaaaatggtGATTGAGATGGCCCCTTGGACACTTCAGTCTACTTTGTCCTTCTGTACCAGTAATCTACAGACAGAAATGAATCCCGTTTTTTAACGAAAAATAGGGTGTTGCCGCTACACTACCAAGGCAGAAAATAGTATGTCTAGAATCTAGATGTTCTAGGGCATTTTTTATTACTTCATATATAAAGGCAAAATTTAATAGAAGACTAAAACAACCTAATTTAGGCAGTCACTAATAGTTCAAGCCCTTCAGAAATGTTGGGGTATTAGGTGAGTTCAAAAGAATATAAACaggtgacatttttaaaaatcataagcatCAGTGATAGTCATGTTTACTTACAGAAAAAAGGATTGCAGTAGCTGTTTTATTTTACTGCTTgctttattatgtatatatgtgtatgttgaTCATTTTCCCATCTTGTCTTAACCTACCAGTATATATAAGGTGTGTTGATGTTACAAAACATTATAATTCCATCTACAAAGAAAAGGCTatcaaataatttattgtttcatttttagagaTAAATGTGGGTACCTCTTTATGTGAGATGTATTTTCATTATATTCGTTATTACTGTTTGGAAATTTAAACATCAACAGAAAGATGTGTATGGATGGTGAATATCTAAAAGGGAAACCTGTGCTGTGCTGACTATATTTTACTGATATTTAGTATCATACTTACACTTCTAAGTTATCTGTACCACAATGTAGgaataaaaattctggaaatccTGATGTCTGTTTTCCATATCACCTTGCCAAAAGGGTTTTACAAAAAAGGAGC includes these proteins:
- the LOC100983218 gene encoding olfactory receptor 10K1 yields the protein MEQVNETVVREFVFLGFSSLARLQQLLFVTFLLLYLFTLGTNAIIISTIVLDRALHTPMYFFLAILSCSEICYTFVIVPKMLVDLLSQKKTISFLGCAIQMFSFLFLGCSHSFLLAAMGYDRYMAICNPLRYSVLMGHGVCMGLVAAACACGFTVSLVTTSLVFHLPFHSSNQLHHFFCDISPVLKLASQHSGFSQLVIFMLGVFALVIPLLLILVSYIRIISAILKIPSSVGRYKTFSTCASHLIVVTVHYGCASFIYLRPKTNYTSSQDTLISVSYTILTPLFNPMIYSLRNKEFKSALRRTIGQTFYPLS